A genomic region of Dunckerocampus dactyliophorus isolate RoL2022-P2 chromosome 10, RoL_Ddac_1.1, whole genome shotgun sequence contains the following coding sequences:
- the serpinc1 gene encoding antithrombin-III, with product MASSDWLLLLSLLTLVSGSPDLDICVAKPKDLPLEPRCVYRRPDADAPEEPTDEPVPESTNPRVWELSKANGRFALSLYQQLALSRSADSNIFMSPLSVSTAFAMTKLGACERTLQQIMKVFEFDSIKEKTSDQVHFFFAKLNCRLYRKKDATTDLIAANRLFGDKSLRFNTTYQNISEAVYGAKLLPLNFRDHPEQSRQTINQWVANKTENRIQDTLPPGAIDANTVLVLVNTIYFKGQWEKKFDKDNVYVADFHVDASRTCSVHMMFQENKFRYARLPQERVQLLEMPYRGRDITMVMVLPGPDATLTQVEAGLDLPTLSGWLDKLEETSVSVHVPRFRVEDGVRLKEKLQNLGLTHLFSPDQASLPGMLEDDSDGVYISDAFHKAFLEVNEEGSEAAAATAVVAVGRSINLNREIFMASRPFLLFIRESSINTLLFMGRMADPCHL from the exons ATGGCAtcttctgattggctgttgcTTCTGAGCCTCTTGACGCTGGTCTCGGGCTCCCCCGACTTAGACATCTGCGTCGCCAAACCCAAAGACCTCCCCCTAGAGCCGCGCTGTGTCTACCGCAGGCCCGATGCCGACGCCCCAGAGGAGCCAACGGACGAGCCGGTTCCCGAGTCAACAAACCCGCGAGTGTGGGAACTGTCAAAGGCCAACGGACGCTTCGCTCTTTCCCTCTACCAGCAGTTGGCACTCAGTAGGAGCGCAGACAGCAACATCTTCATGTCCCCCCTCAGCGTGTCCACCGCATTTGCCATGACCAAACTGGGCGCTTGCGAGCGCACGCTGCAGCAGATCATGAAG GTGTTCGAGTTCGATTCCATCAAGGAGAAGACGTCGGACCAAGTGCACTTCTTCTTTGCCAAGCTCAACTGTCGTTTGTACAGGAAGAAGGACGCCACCACTGACTTGATCGCCGCCAACCGACTCTTCGGGGACAAGTCGCTGCGCTTCAACACAACTTACCAGAACATCAGTGAGGCTGTTTACGGCGCCAAGCTGCTGCCGCTCAACTTCAGG GACCACCCGGAACAATCCCGCCAAACCATCAACCAGTGGGTCGCCAACAAGACCGAAAACCGCATCCAGGACACGCTGCCGCCGGGGGCCATAGACGCCAACACGGTTCTGGTCCTGGTCAACACCATCTACTTCAAG GGTCAATGGGAGAAGAAGTTTGACAAGGACAATGTCTACGTGGCGGACTTCCACGTGGATGCCTCTCGCACATGTTCTGTCCACATGATGTTCCAGGAGAACAAGTTCCGATATGCCCGTCTGCCTCAAGAACGCGTCCAACTGCTGGAGATGCCGTACCGTGGCCGCGACATCACCATGGTGATGGTGCTGCCGGGCCCGGATGCCACCCTCACGCAG gtggaggcggggcttgaCCTGCCCACACTGAGCGGCTGGTTGGACAAGTTGGAGGAGACCAGCGTGTCCGTTCACGTCCCTCGCTTCCGAGTCGAGGACGGGGTGCGCCTCAAGGAGAAGCTGCAGAACCTGGGCCTGACACACCTGTTCAGTCCAGACCAGGCCAGCCTGCCAG GCATGTTGGAGGACGACAGCGATGGTGTTTACATCTCGGACGCCTTCCATAAAGCCTTCCTGGAG GTCAACGAGGAAGGCAGCGAGGCAGCTGCCGCTACTGCCGTGGTGGCCGTCGGTCGCTCCATCAACTTGAATCGGGAGATCTTCATGGCCAGTCGTCCCTTTTTGCTCTTCATACGGGAGTCATCCATTAACACGCTGCTCTTTATGGGCCGTATGGCCGACCCCTGTCATCTTTGA